Proteins from a genomic interval of Candidatus Obscuribacterales bacterium:
- a CDS encoding choice-of-anchor I family protein: MVDIQLSVIGNYETGVFDQSAAEIPAYDPTTQRLFVVNAQSATVEVLDLSDPSQPVKLFDIDVSAFGNGGAANSVAVQNGIVAIAVENSNKQANGQVVFYAADGDGTAALSNVDVGALPDMVTFTPDGTKLLVANEGEPSDDYTVDPEGSVSIIDLSGGIANVTQTNVTTATFNAFDAQREDLIAAGVRIFGPNASTSQDFEPEYIAVSADSTTAWIALQENNAFAVLDLTTGQITDILPLGFKDHSLPGNGIDASDRDAGINIQPWPVFGMYMPDAIATYSVGGQTFIVSANEGDARDYAGFAEEERIADLILDATAFPNAVDLQSDEQLGRLTVTTTLGQNENGEYETLYAYGSRSFSIWDAQGNLVFDSGDDFEQITASLFPNDFNANNDENDSFESRSDNKGPEPEGVVLGEINGRTYAFIGLERIGGVMVYDITDPSAAEFVEYINPRDFAGDAAAGTAGPLGPEGLIFISAQDSPTGFPLLVVSNEVSGSTTIFSINYNATDFATRGNDVLTGTPDADTINGLAGNDIILGLAGDDTLLGAVGNDRLFGDAGNDLLNGGAGNDILRGGDDNDTLLGGRGNDRLLGDAGSDVLDGGVGNDVLIGGAGRDTLIGGLGNDRLIGGADLDIFVIGRRAGRDILFDFEQGTDRIGLSSGLSFGDLSFVQRGRNTLIRAGRENLLLVLGTNADDLSRQDFVAA; encoded by the coding sequence ATGGTTGATATTCAACTCAGCGTGATTGGCAATTACGAAACCGGTGTATTTGATCAATCCGCCGCAGAAATTCCAGCCTACGATCCCACAACCCAGCGGTTGTTTGTTGTCAATGCTCAAAGCGCTACTGTTGAAGTGCTTGATCTGAGTGATCCTAGTCAGCCGGTTAAATTGTTTGACATTGATGTATCAGCCTTTGGCAATGGTGGTGCTGCCAACAGCGTAGCAGTACAAAATGGCATCGTGGCGATCGCTGTCGAAAACTCCAACAAGCAAGCCAATGGTCAGGTTGTCTTCTATGCCGCTGATGGCGACGGCACCGCGGCCCTCAGCAATGTAGATGTGGGCGCACTGCCCGATATGGTCACCTTTACGCCGGATGGTACTAAGCTCTTGGTGGCCAACGAAGGTGAACCCAGTGATGACTACACCGTCGATCCAGAAGGCTCTGTTAGTATCATTGATCTCTCTGGCGGTATTGCCAATGTCACCCAAACCAATGTCACCACGGCGACGTTTAATGCCTTTGATGCTCAGAGAGAAGACTTAATTGCGGCTGGTGTACGGATCTTTGGCCCCAATGCCAGTACCTCTCAAGATTTTGAGCCAGAATATATCGCTGTCTCCGCCGATTCCACCACAGCCTGGATTGCGCTGCAGGAAAACAATGCTTTTGCAGTTCTCGATCTGACAACAGGACAGATTACCGATATTCTGCCCCTGGGCTTTAAAGACCATAGCTTACCCGGTAATGGCATTGATGCTAGCGATCGCGATGCTGGTATCAATATTCAACCTTGGCCTGTCTTTGGCATGTATATGCCGGATGCGATCGCTACTTATTCAGTGGGTGGACAGACCTTCATCGTCAGTGCCAATGAAGGGGATGCTCGTGACTACGCTGGCTTTGCTGAAGAAGAACGAATTGCAGATCTCATTTTAGATGCGACGGCTTTCCCCAATGCTGTAGATCTGCAAAGTGATGAGCAACTGGGCCGCTTAACCGTCACCACAACTTTGGGGCAAAATGAAAATGGGGAGTATGAGACGCTCTACGCCTACGGTTCCCGTTCCTTCTCCATTTGGGATGCTCAAGGCAATCTTGTGTTCGATAGCGGTGATGATTTCGAACAGATTACCGCTAGCCTCTTCCCCAATGACTTTAATGCCAACAACGACGAAAATGATAGCTTCGAGAGCCGTAGCGACAACAAAGGGCCTGAGCCCGAAGGTGTCGTTTTAGGAGAAATTAATGGACGCACCTACGCCTTTATTGGGCTAGAGCGCATTGGTGGTGTCATGGTGTATGACATCACTGACCCATCCGCAGCAGAATTTGTGGAGTATATTAACCCCCGTGACTTTGCAGGTGATGCGGCAGCCGGGACAGCGGGGCCGCTTGGGCCAGAAGGGCTGATATTTATCTCAGCTCAGGATAGCCCCACCGGTTTTCCCTTACTCGTCGTATCCAACGAAGTCAGCGGTAGCACCACCATTTTCAGCATCAACTACAACGCCACAGACTTTGCTACCCGAGGCAATGATGTGCTCACCGGCACTCCCGATGCAGATACTATCAACGGACTTGCTGGCAATGACATTATCTTGGGTTTGGCAGGCGATGATACGCTACTGGGTGCAGTCGGCAACGATCGCCTCTTTGGCGATGCTGGTAACGACCTGCTCAATGGCGGCGCTGGCAATGATATCCTGCGGGGTGGCGATGACAACGATACTCTCCTTGGTGGTCGTGGCAACGATCGTCTTCTGGGAGATGCCGGCAGTGACGTCCTAGATGGGGGAGTGGGGAACGATGTCCTCATTGGCGGTGCTGGTCGCGATACCTTGATCGGTGGTCTTGGCAACGATCGCCTCATCGGTGGAGCCGATCTCGATATCTTTGTGATTGGTCGTCGGGCTGGACGCGATATCCTGTTTGACTTTGAGCAAGGCACCGATCGCATTGGTTTATCTAGCGGTCTAAGTTTTGGTGATCTTTCCTTCGTTCAGCGCGGTCGCAATACGCTAATTCGTGCAGGACGAGAAAACCTACTCTTGGTTCTAGGCACCAACGCTGATGATCTCAGCCGTCAGGACTTTGTGGCGGCTTAG
- a CDS encoding VOC family protein: MNLKRIGHVAICVDDIERAAKFYQSLGMELAWKDADWAYLKAGDDGLALLSPQYDQAGPHFGFVFSDRAEVDAAYQRLQAEGVHVTPVHEHRDGTASFYGRDPDGNWFEYLYEPAPVAAAV; this comes from the coding sequence ATGAATTTGAAGCGAATTGGCCACGTGGCGATCTGTGTTGATGATATTGAACGCGCGGCTAAGTTTTATCAAAGCCTAGGCATGGAGCTGGCTTGGAAGGATGCTGATTGGGCCTACCTAAAAGCTGGTGATGATGGCTTGGCCCTCCTCAGCCCCCAGTATGACCAAGCTGGGCCCCACTTTGGCTTTGTGTTTAGCGATCGCGCTGAGGTCGATGCGGCCTACCAACGATTGCAGGCAGAGGGCGTGCATGTCACCCCAGTCCATGAGCATCGAGACGGCACGGCATCGTTCTACGGTCGTGACCCCGATGGCAACTGGTTTGAGTATTTGTATGAACCCGCCCCGGTAGCTGCGGCCGTTTAG
- a CDS encoding protein phosphatase 2C domain-containing protein gives MLHCPNHTCQTRNPETNRFCQACGAFLPKHYLWAIGHDVDQYHPGDILANRYYCKAPRIFLDTQPGINPDPFQELPVDVSAYLKLAPYRLHVPQLYDVVAIDAAVGPIVLVNDSPIDVMSSLGVADTSPDLRNPSPPAEVMVQLLPMLTQAWPKAIALRQLNWLWQIAQLWQPLQLQGVARTLLIPDNVRVEGGLLRLLELHADDPDPPDLSELGRHWLDWLPQTQPAIAPFFEHLCRQLTQGHIQTVEQLVGRLDAALALAGRSLTRHVTLSTQTDQGPHRKRNEDACFPASGSLERYTLPAASTEPSPLPFVIVCDGIGGHQGGDVASGLAIATIQDQIQALQPHHLTPLSLTLALEQAACAANDVISQRNDQEQRHDRERMGTTLVMGLIHQHELYITHVGDSRAYRISHQGYHQVTLDDDIASREVRMGYSSFRQALQQPIGGSLVQALGMGPSTILRPTVQRFILDEDCIFLLCSDGLSDFDRVDEYWDSTLLGVLQHKLSVEQVTRELVTIANTRNGHDNVTIGLLYCAVEAAQMPTIPASLAIAPDPTPTTNRPEPAAPTPTIAVEPPAKSESPNVAALILSSLLLVGIGAVIGYLLFPSAIEQWLVHSPEPATEPTPSELDDPVATSALEPLTELSTQNVIQLRRAPTDGELLLYANPPSPTTAADEPAANLESIGQPAVGSVFLVQSRAATTPGIPWVQLQICSTPTDASLGRVSPAPLDPEAEPDPSNPEVGGESLPTSRDELSSDLLQPGDQGWALESDLLPLVDRLADPTPELLGTCTPPNS, from the coding sequence ATGCTTCATTGCCCCAACCATACCTGTCAGACTCGTAACCCAGAAACAAACCGGTTTTGCCAAGCCTGTGGCGCGTTTCTACCGAAACACTATCTGTGGGCGATCGGTCATGATGTGGATCAGTACCATCCCGGTGATATTCTCGCAAATCGATACTACTGCAAGGCTCCCCGCATTTTTCTGGACACCCAGCCTGGCATCAACCCAGACCCGTTTCAAGAATTGCCGGTGGATGTCAGTGCATACCTCAAGCTAGCACCCTACCGGCTGCATGTACCTCAACTCTATGACGTGGTTGCAATAGATGCGGCAGTAGGCCCAATCGTGCTGGTCAATGATAGCCCCATAGACGTTATGTCTTCGTTAGGCGTCGCCGATACGTCACCCGATCTGCGTAATCCATCACCGCCGGCCGAGGTCATGGTGCAATTACTGCCCATGCTCACCCAAGCCTGGCCCAAGGCGATCGCCCTCCGACAACTCAACTGGCTTTGGCAGATCGCCCAGCTTTGGCAGCCGCTGCAGCTTCAAGGAGTAGCCCGCACACTGCTGATACCGGACAATGTACGCGTGGAGGGAGGTCTTCTCCGTCTGTTAGAACTCCATGCTGATGACCCAGATCCACCGGATCTGAGTGAACTCGGTCGCCATTGGTTAGATTGGCTGCCCCAAACACAACCAGCGATCGCTCCCTTTTTTGAACATCTTTGCCGCCAGCTCACTCAAGGGCATATCCAAACCGTAGAGCAGCTCGTCGGCCGATTGGATGCGGCCCTGGCCCTAGCAGGGCGATCGCTCACCCGTCATGTCACCCTATCCACCCAAACAGATCAAGGGCCGCACCGTAAGCGCAATGAAGATGCCTGCTTTCCAGCCAGCGGTAGTCTAGAACGCTATACCCTGCCAGCCGCCTCGACAGAACCTAGCCCCTTACCCTTCGTGATAGTCTGTGATGGCATTGGTGGCCATCAAGGCGGTGACGTTGCCTCAGGATTGGCGATCGCCACCATTCAAGATCAGATCCAGGCCCTCCAGCCCCATCACCTCACCCCCCTCAGCCTCACCCTAGCGCTAGAACAAGCGGCCTGTGCGGCCAATGATGTGATTAGCCAGCGCAATGATCAAGAGCAGCGCCACGATCGCGAACGCATGGGAACCACCCTGGTGATGGGTTTAATCCACCAGCATGAACTGTATATCACCCACGTGGGTGATAGCCGCGCCTATCGCATTTCCCATCAGGGCTACCACCAGGTCACCCTGGATGACGACATCGCCTCCCGTGAGGTGCGTATGGGCTACAGTTCTTTCCGGCAGGCCCTACAGCAGCCCATTGGCGGTTCCCTGGTGCAGGCCTTGGGCATGGGCCCCTCGACGATTCTGCGTCCTACGGTGCAGCGCTTTATCTTAGACGAAGACTGTATCTTTTTGCTCTGCTCAGATGGTCTGAGCGATTTTGATCGCGTGGATGAATATTGGGATTCGACGCTGCTAGGTGTTTTGCAGCATAAGCTATCGGTGGAACAGGTGACCCGTGAGCTAGTCACCATTGCCAATACGCGCAACGGCCACGATAACGTCACCATTGGGCTGCTGTATTGTGCCGTCGAAGCGGCTCAAATGCCCACAATTCCAGCCAGCTTAGCGATCGCTCCTGATCCAACTCCAACCACCAACCGCCCCGAACCTGCTGCACCAACCCCCACGATCGCCGTCGAACCCCCCGCTAAGTCTGAATCACCCAACGTAGCTGCCCTCATTCTCAGCAGTTTGTTGCTGGTGGGGATTGGTGCCGTCATCGGCTATCTCCTCTTTCCCTCCGCCATTGAGCAGTGGCTGGTTCACTCCCCCGAGCCTGCTACAGAACCCACACCATCGGAGCTAGACGACCCCGTCGCTACATCTGCCCTAGAACCCTTGACAGAATTATCGACCCAAAACGTGATTCAACTGCGTCGTGCTCCCACCGATGGCGAGTTGCTGCTCTATGCCAATCCCCCATCTCCGACCACTGCAGCCGACGAGCCCGCTGCTAACCTAGAGTCTATCGGCCAGCCTGCCGTCGGCAGTGTATTTTTAGTTCAGAGTCGCGCAGCTACAACACCTGGTATTCCTTGGGTGCAGCTACAGATTTGTTCGACCCCCACCGATGCTAGCCTTGGGCGCGTGAGTCCCGCTCCCCTCGATCCAGAGGCTGAGCCCGACCCGTCTAATCCCGAAGTGGGTGGAGAGTCACTCCCCACCTCTCGGGACGAGTTGTCTAGCGATCTCCTACAACCCGGTGATCAAGGCTGGGCTTTAGAGAGCGATCTCCTGCCGCTGGTTGACCGCTTGGCGGATCCAACACCAGAACTCTTAGGAACCTGCACGCCACCCAATTCTTAG